The following proteins are co-located in the Solenopsis invicta isolate M01_SB chromosome 7, UNIL_Sinv_3.0, whole genome shotgun sequence genome:
- the LOC105199876 gene encoding short-chain dehydrogenase/reductase family 16C member 6 isoform X3 → MVKAYNGALILADVLLLILKILYYICESVYKFFVPAEEKSVSGEIVLITGTGHGIGKELALRYASLGATVVCWDVNPESNEQTVNEIKKSGAATAYAYQCDVSKREQIISVAERVKKEVGDVTILVNNAGIMQCHAFLDHTADEIRRVFDINVLAHFWMLQAFLPTMIEKNHGHVVALSSLAGIGGLPNLVPYCASKFAVRGLMESISEELRITSKGKSMIKFTTIYPYMVDTGLCKKPKMRFPSAMPLVSPGQAASEIIQAQRRNYREKTVPQHWLTISTITRLLPDNAIRCLIDFCDSGVEVPDS, encoded by the exons ATGGTAAAAGCGTACAACGGCGCATTGATCCTTGCGGACGTATTGCTGCTTATCTTGAAGATCCTATATTACATTTGCGAGAGcgtgtataaattttttgttccaGCAGAAGAAAAAAGCGTATCTGGTGAAATAGTTTTG ATAACAGGCACTGGTCATGGTATCGGCAAAGAATTGGCCCTTCGTTATGCGTCATTGGGCGCAACGGTGGTTTGCTGGGACGTGAACCCAGAATCGAACGAACAGACGGTGaatgaaataaagaaatctGGAGCAGCCACAGCATACGCATATCA ATGCGACGTGTCGAAGAGAGAGCAAATCATCAGCGTAGCCGAAAGAGTCAAAAAAGAAGTCGGTGACGTGACTATTCTAGTTAATAATGCTGGAATCATGCAGTGCCACGCATTCCTTGATCACACAGCCGATGAAATTAGACGGGTCTTTGATATTAACGTGCTAGCCCACTTCTGG ATGCTACAAGCGTTTCTTCCAACGATGATCGAAAAAAACCATGGCCACGTAGTTGCACTCTCCTCACTGGCTGGAATCGGTGGCCTTCCAAATTTAGTTCCGTACTGCGCTTCGAAATTTGCAGTTAGAG GGCTTATGGAATCGATCAGCGAGGAACTACGAATAACCAGCAAAGGAAAATCAATGATTAAATTCACCACCATTTATCCTTACATGGTAGACACTGGTCTTTGCAAGAAACCAAAAATGAG GTTCCCGAGTGCCATGCCGTTGGTTTCACCGGGACAAGCAGCCTCAGAAATAATTCAGGCGCAAAGGCGCAATTACCGCGAAAAAACTGTGCCTCAACATTGGTTAACAATCAGTACGATAACAag aCTTTTGCCCGACAACGCAATACGCTGCTTGATCGACTTTTGTGACAGCGGTGTTGAGGTTCCAGACAGCTAA
- the LOC105199876 gene encoding 17-beta-hydroxysteroid dehydrogenase 13 isoform X2, producing MTDTTPQYQTVMVKAYNGALILADVLLLILKILYYICESVYKFFVPAEEKSVSGEIVLITGTGHGIGKELALRYASLGATVVCWDVNPESNEQTVNEIKKSGAATAYAYQCDVSKREQIISVAERVKKEVGDVTILVNNAGIMQCHAFLDHTADEIRRVFDINVLAHFWMLQAFLPTMIEKNHGHVVALSSLAGIGGLPNLVPYCASKFAVRGLMESISEELRITSKGKSMIKFTTIYPYMVDTGLCKKPKMRFPSAMPLVSPGQAASEIIQAQRRNYREKTVPQHWLTISTITRLLPDNAIRCLIDFCDSGVEVPDS from the exons ATGACAGACACCAC GCCACAATATCAAACAGTCATGGTAAAAGCGTACAACGGCGCATTGATCCTTGCGGACGTATTGCTGCTTATCTTGAAGATCCTATATTACATTTGCGAGAGcgtgtataaattttttgttccaGCAGAAGAAAAAAGCGTATCTGGTGAAATAGTTTTG ATAACAGGCACTGGTCATGGTATCGGCAAAGAATTGGCCCTTCGTTATGCGTCATTGGGCGCAACGGTGGTTTGCTGGGACGTGAACCCAGAATCGAACGAACAGACGGTGaatgaaataaagaaatctGGAGCAGCCACAGCATACGCATATCA ATGCGACGTGTCGAAGAGAGAGCAAATCATCAGCGTAGCCGAAAGAGTCAAAAAAGAAGTCGGTGACGTGACTATTCTAGTTAATAATGCTGGAATCATGCAGTGCCACGCATTCCTTGATCACACAGCCGATGAAATTAGACGGGTCTTTGATATTAACGTGCTAGCCCACTTCTGG ATGCTACAAGCGTTTCTTCCAACGATGATCGAAAAAAACCATGGCCACGTAGTTGCACTCTCCTCACTGGCTGGAATCGGTGGCCTTCCAAATTTAGTTCCGTACTGCGCTTCGAAATTTGCAGTTAGAG GGCTTATGGAATCGATCAGCGAGGAACTACGAATAACCAGCAAAGGAAAATCAATGATTAAATTCACCACCATTTATCCTTACATGGTAGACACTGGTCTTTGCAAGAAACCAAAAATGAG GTTCCCGAGTGCCATGCCGTTGGTTTCACCGGGACAAGCAGCCTCAGAAATAATTCAGGCGCAAAGGCGCAATTACCGCGAAAAAACTGTGCCTCAACATTGGTTAACAATCAGTACGATAACAag aCTTTTGCCCGACAACGCAATACGCTGCTTGATCGACTTTTGTGACAGCGGTGTTGAGGTTCCAGACAGCTAA
- the LOC105199876 gene encoding 17-beta-hydroxysteroid dehydrogenase 13 isoform X1: MQSYCLGESVHSKFKNSTSQTFFQWPQYQTVMVKAYNGALILADVLLLILKILYYICESVYKFFVPAEEKSVSGEIVLITGTGHGIGKELALRYASLGATVVCWDVNPESNEQTVNEIKKSGAATAYAYQCDVSKREQIISVAERVKKEVGDVTILVNNAGIMQCHAFLDHTADEIRRVFDINVLAHFWMLQAFLPTMIEKNHGHVVALSSLAGIGGLPNLVPYCASKFAVRGLMESISEELRITSKGKSMIKFTTIYPYMVDTGLCKKPKMRFPSAMPLVSPGQAASEIIQAQRRNYREKTVPQHWLTISTITRLLPDNAIRCLIDFCDSGVEVPDS, from the exons ATGCAATCGTACTGCCTTGGCGAAAGTGTACactcaaagtttaaaaattcaacatcgcaaacattttttcaatg GCCACAATATCAAACAGTCATGGTAAAAGCGTACAACGGCGCATTGATCCTTGCGGACGTATTGCTGCTTATCTTGAAGATCCTATATTACATTTGCGAGAGcgtgtataaattttttgttccaGCAGAAGAAAAAAGCGTATCTGGTGAAATAGTTTTG ATAACAGGCACTGGTCATGGTATCGGCAAAGAATTGGCCCTTCGTTATGCGTCATTGGGCGCAACGGTGGTTTGCTGGGACGTGAACCCAGAATCGAACGAACAGACGGTGaatgaaataaagaaatctGGAGCAGCCACAGCATACGCATATCA ATGCGACGTGTCGAAGAGAGAGCAAATCATCAGCGTAGCCGAAAGAGTCAAAAAAGAAGTCGGTGACGTGACTATTCTAGTTAATAATGCTGGAATCATGCAGTGCCACGCATTCCTTGATCACACAGCCGATGAAATTAGACGGGTCTTTGATATTAACGTGCTAGCCCACTTCTGG ATGCTACAAGCGTTTCTTCCAACGATGATCGAAAAAAACCATGGCCACGTAGTTGCACTCTCCTCACTGGCTGGAATCGGTGGCCTTCCAAATTTAGTTCCGTACTGCGCTTCGAAATTTGCAGTTAGAG GGCTTATGGAATCGATCAGCGAGGAACTACGAATAACCAGCAAAGGAAAATCAATGATTAAATTCACCACCATTTATCCTTACATGGTAGACACTGGTCTTTGCAAGAAACCAAAAATGAG GTTCCCGAGTGCCATGCCGTTGGTTTCACCGGGACAAGCAGCCTCAGAAATAATTCAGGCGCAAAGGCGCAATTACCGCGAAAAAACTGTGCCTCAACATTGGTTAACAATCAGTACGATAACAag aCTTTTGCCCGACAACGCAATACGCTGCTTGATCGACTTTTGTGACAGCGGTGTTGAGGTTCCAGACAGCTAA